The sequence GCTGGGCCAGGAGGCCGGGGCCGCCAACTGGCGAAAAATAAATGCCAAAATAAATTGGTTGTAAATAATAAACGACCACCGACCTTGTCGGTGGTCGTTTATTATTTACGGAGGCATTCTGATCGCTCGCGGGGGCCTTACGAGGGCCTTCCGTTCCCTTTCCTGGCTGGAAGCTCCCCATGCCATTGCGATTCTGGCTTGCAGCGTCTTGGCCACTCTTTTCATGGAACGGGTCGGCTACCGGATCACCATGATCATCATCTTGGGATTTTTATTGGGAGCCATGGAGCGCATCCGACTATGGCAGGCCTTGACCTTGACCCTCGGTCTTGCCCTCGGTTCTTTCTGGCTTTTCGATTCTTTGCTCAGGGTACCCCTGCCAAGGGGAGGATGGGGGTTTTAATGGAAGCGACGTTCTCAAACCTGGTTCTTGGTTTTTCCACTGTTTTCATTCCGGCGAACATCTTCTACGCGCTGGTGGGGTGTTTGATCGGAACCATGGTGGGCGTTCTTCCCGGAGTCGGGCCCCTCGCCGGGATCAGTATGCTTCTACCCACGACCTTTGGCCTGAACCCAACTTCGGCGATCATCCTTCTGGCCGGAATTTACTACGGTGCCATGTACGGAGGCTCAACGACCTCCATTTTGATGCGCATTCCCGGGGAAGCGGCTTCGGTGGTAACCTGCATCGATGGATACGCCATGGCCCAGAAGGGGCGCGCGGGTCCGGCTTTGGCGATTGCGGCGATCGGTTCGTACATTGCGGGAACGCTCAGCGTTGTGGGACTTATGTTTCTGGCCCCGCCGCTGGCGAAGTTTGCCCTTGCCTTTGGACCTCCTGAATATTTCAGCCTGCTTCTTTGTGGACTCATTGTCCTCAGTTATATGACCGGCGGATCGATCGTGAAAAACCTGGCCATGATCGTTCTCGGTCTCATGTTCGGGATGATCGGCATCGACCAGATGACCGGTTATTTCCGCTTTTCCTATGGACTTGTAGCTCTGGGAGACGGCATCGGAATTGTTCCGGTGGCCGTAGGGCTTTTCGGGATATCAGA comes from Deltaproteobacteria bacterium and encodes:
- a CDS encoding tripartite tricarboxylate transporter TctB family protein, whose translation is MYGGILIARGGLTRAFRSLSWLEAPHAIAILACSVLATLFMERVGYRITMIIILGFLLGAMERIRLWQALTLTLGLALGSFWLFDSLLRVPLPRGGWGF